A genomic region of Vibrio ziniensis contains the following coding sequences:
- a CDS encoding methyl-accepting chemotaxis protein codes for MHLMPGEKRWLPWFGKTGKLAMRKACWFNRKRKTSLEQTFENIANTRVKILTTWAENQWAFLHDASLYVSTKSQHEYKETLTRLLNRSSDLSELFIVSAQGNILESTFSAQKNKKVFSPQALSEGIVRPFLHGPYRDDVTLAIGPSSSHFHDEVTLMFYQPLDLSDNTKGCLCGRIPNDVIGDLIQREAGHIYSESGDNYLFMVTSHFDPSIKQGAALSRSRFEDNHFSHGENLKDGVNTKWGVVRVSRHTEFEIVFNDPATNKLHPGVRETIKNGHNLYIDYPGYSDYRHIPVIGKGVTFTMPGSKDRWGMMCESDLEEVYRHRSVSQKLDQQFALSIFGPLLLPFIVQMFYPLAPDLFMLLSVLFGIVAIGLFHIFTAKPMANNLENMTQVMQVLAEGDGNLTRRLEASKFKTDETGDLGRWTNSFIDSLEGIIQELVFASKEVQSVSESMFRRSQLLLSSSDMTATSITDMLLLAGVQSQEINSANDTATEMHELMLQTVQAAQLEYQKAAESAQEIKNIVQSSAHTVNEVNEEMQKIGNIVSVITEITAQTNLLALNAAIEAARAGEHGRGFSVVADEVRVLANKTSQAANSIGELMTSLHTQSERAVNYMQEGITNVENSTQVVDESSRSERLQTSVTGLFTLIQGIARNSEEHRQTADEAQSTVLKLQEASSQLSRRTTLMQNSLQRLDQLVGRFEVRKAS; via the coding sequence ATGCACTTAATGCCTGGAGAAAAAAGGTGGCTGCCTTGGTTTGGTAAGACAGGAAAACTGGCAATGCGCAAAGCATGCTGGTTTAACCGTAAACGTAAAACCTCTCTAGAACAAACATTTGAAAATATTGCAAATACTCGAGTTAAAATCCTTACGACTTGGGCTGAAAATCAATGGGCATTTCTACACGATGCTTCTTTATATGTGTCTACCAAATCACAGCATGAATATAAAGAAACGTTAACCCGCTTATTGAATCGCAGTTCGGATTTATCCGAGTTATTTATTGTATCTGCGCAAGGCAACATTCTTGAATCTACCTTCTCAGCACAAAAGAACAAAAAAGTGTTTTCACCACAAGCGTTAAGTGAGGGGATAGTGAGACCATTTTTACATGGTCCGTATCGCGACGATGTGACTCTGGCCATTGGTCCTTCAAGCTCCCACTTTCATGATGAAGTGACATTGATGTTCTATCAGCCTCTAGATCTTAGTGATAATACCAAAGGGTGTTTGTGTGGACGAATTCCTAATGATGTTATCGGCGATCTAATTCAGCGCGAGGCGGGACATATTTATAGTGAATCGGGCGATAACTACTTATTCATGGTGACATCTCATTTTGATCCTTCTATCAAACAAGGTGCCGCACTGTCACGTTCTCGATTTGAAGATAATCATTTTTCTCATGGCGAGAACTTAAAAGATGGGGTGAATACCAAATGGGGTGTGGTTAGAGTGAGTCGCCATACTGAATTTGAGATTGTGTTCAATGATCCTGCAACCAACAAGCTTCATCCCGGTGTGAGGGAAACCATTAAAAATGGCCATAACCTATATATTGACTATCCAGGTTACTCTGATTACCGACATATTCCGGTGATAGGAAAGGGTGTGACGTTTACTATGCCCGGATCTAAAGACCGCTGGGGGATGATGTGCGAATCTGATCTCGAAGAGGTTTACCGCCACCGCTCGGTTTCCCAAAAGCTCGATCAGCAATTTGCATTAAGTATATTTGGCCCGTTGCTTCTCCCCTTCATCGTTCAGATGTTCTACCCATTGGCACCTGATCTGTTTATGTTGCTATCAGTGTTGTTCGGTATAGTCGCTATTGGGCTGTTCCATATTTTTACCGCTAAGCCCATGGCTAATAACCTGGAAAATATGACACAAGTCATGCAGGTTCTTGCTGAAGGAGATGGCAACTTAACTCGCCGTTTAGAAGCCAGTAAATTTAAAACTGATGAAACTGGAGATTTAGGGCGGTGGACTAACAGTTTTATTGATAGCCTTGAAGGGATTATTCAGGAACTGGTATTTGCTAGTAAGGAAGTTCAAAGTGTTTCTGAATCAATGTTCCGCCGTAGCCAGTTACTGCTTAGTAGCAGTGATATGACAGCAACTTCAATAACGGACATGCTTTTGCTCGCAGGTGTGCAGAGTCAGGAGATTAACAGCGCTAATGATACAGCCACGGAGATGCATGAACTTATGCTGCAAACGGTGCAAGCAGCACAACTTGAATATCAAAAAGCGGCTGAAAGTGCTCAGGAAATTAAAAATATCGTTCAATCTTCGGCACATACTGTGAATGAAGTGAATGAGGAAATGCAGAAAATTGGCAATATCGTCTCCGTCATTACTGAAATAACGGCACAAACCAATTTGCTTGCTCTCAATGCTGCTATCGAGGCTGCGAGAGCGGGTGAGCATGGTAGAGGGTTCTCTGTGGTTGCGGATGAAGTGAGAGTGTTGGCGAACAAAACATCGCAAGCGGCAAACAGCATAGGTGAGTTGATGACGTCGCTGCATACTCAATCAGAAAGGGCTGTAAACTATATGCAAGAGGGAATTACTAACGTTGAAAACAGTACTCAAGTTGTTGATGAGTCTTCTCGTAGCGAACGTCTGCAAACATCGGTGACAGGGCTATTTACGCTGATTCAGGGTATTGCTCGTAATAGTGAGGAACACAGGCAAACGGCTGATGAAGCACAATCGACTGTGCTAAAACTTCAGGAGGCTTCATCACAGTTGTCGCGTAGAACCACGCTAATGCAAAACTCGCTTCAACGGCTTGATCAATTGGTTGGTCGCTTCGAAGTACGTAAAGCATCTTAG
- a CDS encoding LysR family transcriptional regulator translates to MMSPINLNLLRSLKVLLEECHVSQAAAKLNITQSALSRQLSQLRDMFADPLLVRDGNQLVPTPKAVSLLNKLDHWFVELDELMIEAEFVPLTWKGEFVFASSDYVAQYLLPEMVESLSVYAPNVSIKYCLWQPTLLGQMANSEIQLASTMSPEPPRGVSSWQIGEDYPVCVMKRSHPLSEKSVLTVADILNYSHIKVIGGGDKDTYIDQALAEQNKARHIALKVPFFSAAFRSLCMSEYLMVVPEHIARNMQNHFDLVFKSLPVKTPKHKYWLLWHSKFDNEPSHVWARQLVYDIMNHSEYSIGYDSNS, encoded by the coding sequence TTGATGTCGCCGATAAACCTCAATTTACTTCGCTCACTTAAGGTCTTACTTGAAGAGTGCCATGTCAGTCAAGCAGCAGCAAAGTTAAACATTACCCAATCGGCGCTGAGTCGCCAGTTAAGTCAACTGCGGGACATGTTTGCCGACCCTTTGCTAGTCAGGGACGGTAATCAGTTAGTACCGACGCCTAAAGCAGTCAGCTTACTGAATAAACTAGACCATTGGTTTGTTGAACTTGATGAGCTAATGATCGAAGCGGAATTTGTTCCACTTACCTGGAAGGGAGAGTTTGTTTTTGCTTCCAGCGATTACGTTGCTCAGTATCTTTTACCAGAGATGGTTGAATCTCTATCTGTTTATGCACCTAATGTCTCAATTAAGTATTGCCTTTGGCAGCCAACGTTGTTAGGACAAATGGCAAACTCTGAAATTCAGCTTGCTTCCACTATGTCACCTGAGCCACCTCGAGGCGTTTCTTCTTGGCAGATTGGTGAAGACTACCCTGTATGCGTAATGAAGCGATCTCATCCTTTATCAGAGAAAAGTGTTCTTACTGTCGCTGATATTCTGAATTACTCACATATCAAGGTAATAGGTGGTGGTGATAAGGATACCTACATCGACCAAGCGTTAGCAGAACAAAATAAGGCAAGGCATATTGCCCTAAAAGTACCGTTCTTTTCCGCAGCTTTTCGCTCATTATGTATGAGTGAGTATTTGATGGTGGTACCTGAGCATATTGCTCGTAATATGCAAAACCATTTTGATCTAGTGTTCAAATCGTTACCGGTTAAGACGCCAAAGCATAAGTATTGGCTGTTATGGCACTCTAAATTCGATAACGAACCTTCTCATGTTTGGGCTAGGCAGCTTGTTTACGACATTATGAATCATTCTGAATATTCGATAGGTTATGATTCTAATTCATAG
- a CDS encoding DUF748 domain-containing protein, with amino-acid sequence MKQAVYMFYARFKSTPKLVRISVYLALTYAVYITILGLIAPIVIESQAPKQLSQLLGRDARLEKVSINPFLLRARVQNFSILEKDQQQVFSQFELLELEVNFWRSLLTLTPTVDHLLLVGPKAQLHRINVNNTFNFSDILETLASNSNNEDNSQANAPEDTVNNGIPAFKVNSFIIDNGDFHFRDTVTTADLHYQKINLKLSNIDSQAYTLSLPINTDEKLKLTENANQYQFELTSADQSLLTFNGQFQLAPFEISGNVSLKDLTLKPYWPFAKEFIQAHLSSGSISFSTHYQAKLVDESLSYQTQNGQFALTDLTFSDQQSDKAKVPSLKISDIQVSGDEQSVNISDISIHGLWFDALLDNNGLDLATLFMPKATTENEASNSLSETNNQPVSQEPSDQKWKVRLEHFSMTDSDFNVLEKTQSQGVHWRIHPMTISTKAIQSDLVDPIEYEINLDVSSNSLRQPETARGSFSTSGSVDVRALNVDGNLSIESLDLTQIQPYLAPYLNIRLMKGALNTQGNYKVIGSDDINFDGSLSINSLLIRDTIDREPLVKWQKMSVDSLRFSSKQNQLVIKTVSLDAPYAKVMIAEDKRTNIGDIVVANESDKNQQVQASQSSTTKPTSTKVTEAKAAKSGKPMSIIIQQIKFANGSAFFADNSLTPNFSSGIELLEGSIKNLSSTPGTKATVDIAGKIDKYAPVTLKGEINPLIEKPYLDLALVFRSVELTSVNPYSGTYAGYYIDKGQLSLDLNYRLDDNQLQGTNHLVVDQLQLGKPSDSSLATSLPITLAIAILQDRHGVIDLGVKVSGKVDDPDFSFASVIVNAFANIITKAVTAPFSLLADLVGTDEELNQITFQAGVATLDDQEKQRVNKLAQALQERPILKISVEGSVSAPDDSYALAEQRVQESLLNSSGLESLPEPFSASRITESAQLSDALEELAEKQLKLDLSQERYKVKQQLTDKSQGTEVTKVQIETVVHMGLYNQLVKATNIDKNSLSNLAAERAKAVKAYLVEEQQISPDRVFLLDSKTDLKTEKSGAELTIGAE; translated from the coding sequence ATGAAACAAGCAGTATATATGTTTTATGCTCGTTTTAAATCGACGCCTAAATTGGTAAGAATCTCAGTGTATCTAGCTCTTACCTATGCGGTATACATCACCATTCTCGGCCTTATTGCACCGATCGTCATTGAATCTCAAGCACCCAAACAACTTAGCCAGTTATTGGGTCGGGACGCTCGACTTGAAAAAGTCTCGATTAATCCTTTCCTACTTAGAGCTCGCGTTCAAAACTTTTCTATTCTTGAGAAAGACCAACAACAAGTATTTAGTCAATTTGAATTGCTTGAATTAGAAGTTAACTTTTGGCGCAGCTTGTTGACCCTAACGCCAACGGTTGACCACCTTTTACTTGTAGGTCCTAAAGCTCAATTACATCGTATCAATGTAAACAACACATTTAACTTCAGTGATATTCTCGAAACCTTAGCTAGCAATTCAAATAACGAAGATAACTCTCAGGCTAACGCTCCTGAAGATACTGTGAACAATGGAATCCCCGCGTTTAAAGTGAACTCCTTCATTATCGACAATGGTGATTTCCACTTTAGAGATACAGTCACAACTGCGGATTTACACTACCAAAAAATCAACCTCAAACTCAGTAACATTGATAGCCAAGCTTATACCCTAAGCCTTCCGATAAATACGGATGAAAAGCTCAAGCTCACCGAAAACGCAAACCAGTATCAATTTGAATTAACAAGCGCAGACCAAAGCCTGCTCACTTTCAACGGTCAGTTTCAGTTAGCCCCATTTGAAATCTCAGGCAATGTGTCCCTTAAAGATCTCACATTGAAGCCATACTGGCCATTTGCAAAAGAATTCATACAAGCTCATTTGAGTAGTGGTTCAATTAGCTTCTCAACCCACTATCAAGCCAAACTGGTTGATGAATCACTCTCATATCAGACTCAAAACGGCCAGTTTGCCCTTACCGACTTAACTTTCAGTGATCAACAATCTGATAAAGCCAAAGTACCCTCCCTAAAAATCAGTGATATCCAAGTCTCTGGAGATGAACAATCCGTCAATATTTCAGATATCTCTATACATGGCCTTTGGTTCGACGCTTTGTTGGACAATAACGGGTTAGATTTGGCAACCTTGTTCATGCCCAAAGCCACTACTGAAAATGAAGCATCGAACTCATTATCTGAGACAAACAATCAACCTGTGAGCCAAGAGCCATCCGACCAAAAATGGAAAGTTCGACTGGAACACTTTTCAATGACTGACTCAGACTTCAATGTCCTAGAGAAAACACAATCACAAGGTGTGCACTGGCGAATCCACCCAATGACAATTTCAACCAAAGCGATTCAAAGTGACTTAGTCGACCCTATCGAATATGAAATTAATCTTGATGTGAGTTCAAATAGTCTACGGCAACCGGAAACGGCCAGAGGTTCATTCTCTACTTCGGGTAGTGTTGATGTTAGAGCACTTAATGTAGATGGCAATCTGTCCATTGAGTCTCTAGACCTAACTCAGATACAACCTTATCTCGCTCCTTATCTCAACATTCGATTAATGAAGGGGGCTCTTAATACCCAAGGAAACTACAAAGTAATTGGTAGTGATGACATTAACTTCGATGGTTCATTAAGCATTAATAGCCTTCTGATACGCGATACCATCGACAGAGAACCATTAGTGAAATGGCAAAAAATGTCTGTAGATTCATTACGTTTCAGTTCAAAGCAGAATCAACTGGTCATCAAAACCGTATCGCTAGATGCGCCTTATGCCAAAGTTATGATTGCAGAGGATAAACGAACTAACATTGGCGATATTGTTGTTGCCAACGAAAGTGACAAAAACCAGCAGGTGCAAGCATCCCAATCATCAACGACTAAACCAACATCGACCAAAGTGACCGAGGCTAAAGCAGCGAAGAGCGGCAAACCAATGTCTATCATCATCCAGCAGATTAAATTTGCTAACGGATCTGCTTTCTTTGCTGACAATTCACTAACACCCAATTTTTCTTCAGGAATTGAACTGCTTGAAGGGTCGATCAAAAACCTTTCGTCCACACCGGGCACCAAAGCTACTGTCGACATTGCCGGCAAAATTGATAAATATGCCCCTGTAACATTGAAAGGTGAAATTAACCCGCTAATAGAAAAGCCATACTTAGACCTTGCTTTAGTATTCAGAAGTGTTGAGCTAACTTCAGTTAACCCTTATTCCGGGACATACGCGGGCTATTACATCGACAAAGGTCAACTGTCACTCGATCTCAACTACCGATTGGATGACAACCAGCTTCAAGGTACGAACCATCTTGTTGTCGATCAACTGCAACTGGGTAAACCAAGCGATTCGAGCCTTGCGACCAGCTTGCCGATCACTTTGGCTATAGCAATACTACAAGACCGCCACGGTGTGATTGATTTAGGGGTTAAGGTATCAGGTAAAGTTGATGACCCTGATTTCAGTTTTGCCAGCGTAATTGTAAATGCTTTCGCCAATATCATTACCAAAGCGGTAACAGCACCGTTTTCATTACTCGCAGACCTTGTAGGTACAGATGAAGAACTGAATCAAATTACTTTCCAAGCGGGAGTGGCAACGTTAGATGACCAAGAGAAGCAACGTGTGAACAAACTCGCACAAGCGTTACAAGAGAGACCCATTCTTAAAATCAGTGTCGAAGGTTCTGTATCTGCTCCTGACGATAGCTACGCCTTAGCAGAACAAAGAGTACAAGAGTCTTTGCTAAACAGTAGCGGACTAGAATCTCTGCCAGAGCCATTCAGTGCTAGCCGTATTACTGAATCAGCCCAATTATCTGATGCACTTGAAGAACTCGCAGAGAAACAATTGAAGTTAGATCTAAGCCAAGAGAGATATAAAGTAAAACAACAGCTTACAGATAAGTCACAAGGAACAGAAGTTACGAAAGTACAAATCGAAACTGTTGTTCATATGGGCCTGTATAACCAATTGGTGAAAGCAACGAACATCGACAAGAACAGTTTGAGCAATCTCGCAGCTGAACGAGCAAAAGCAGTCAAAGCATATTTGGTCGAAGAACAGCAAATCAGTCCAGATCGCGTGTTCTTACTCGATAGTAAAACCGATTTGAAAACAGAGAAGAGTGGCGCAGAACTCACCATAGGCGCTGAATAA
- the yjeH gene encoding L-methionine/branched-chain amino acid transporter, with amino-acid sequence MNQLKKEITLLSGIGQLSTTLMGTGLFMIPAIAAGIAGHFSLWAWLILFVAVCPVALTFAALGKKYPSAGGTAYFVRKAYNSRLERAVAWLFVSVIPVGVPAAVALAAGFLQQLLPAQFNNAILAQVLTLALLISVNLAGTKSSGRLQTVIAMSIFALVASFLWIGDVGSTDLSMPTLDSDSIWSIGAALGVMFWCFVGIEAFAHMGEEFKNPQRDFPIAILVGCFVAGATYWACSVVILKFGAFGTPEFDSTSIPWLSDKLFGPRLTIIISVIGFFACFASINLYTQSLSRMVWAQAREYRPDSILAQLSKRGVPTHATWLVFSVLLVSCLIGEFSNLDLEFFLKLANGVFVLVYLLAMLAAYKLLKGIQKFLAILALLLCTGVFICLGWSMLYALVIFSAFAIPWQREAKTRHPA; translated from the coding sequence ATGAATCAACTCAAAAAAGAGATCACTTTACTGTCCGGTATTGGCCAACTGTCAACCACCTTAATGGGTACTGGATTGTTTATGATTCCAGCAATCGCTGCTGGTATTGCAGGACATTTTTCACTGTGGGCCTGGTTAATCTTGTTTGTGGCGGTCTGCCCTGTTGCTTTAACTTTTGCAGCGTTAGGGAAAAAATACCCTAGTGCTGGCGGCACTGCGTATTTCGTTCGCAAAGCGTATAACTCCAGATTAGAGCGTGCAGTTGCCTGGCTATTTGTAAGCGTCATTCCTGTAGGCGTACCCGCTGCTGTCGCCTTAGCTGCGGGCTTTTTACAGCAATTGTTACCTGCTCAGTTCAATAACGCCATTTTGGCACAAGTGCTCACGTTGGCACTACTTATTAGCGTAAACCTAGCAGGAACAAAGTCCTCTGGCCGCCTACAGACGGTCATTGCCATGAGCATTTTTGCCCTAGTAGCATCATTTCTCTGGATTGGAGATGTGGGATCGACTGATTTATCAATGCCAACACTAGATTCCGACTCCATTTGGTCAATAGGTGCAGCGTTAGGTGTGATGTTCTGGTGTTTTGTGGGTATTGAAGCTTTCGCCCATATGGGTGAAGAGTTCAAAAATCCACAACGGGATTTCCCTATCGCGATCTTAGTTGGATGCTTCGTCGCAGGTGCTACATACTGGGCTTGCTCAGTCGTTATCTTGAAGTTTGGTGCTTTCGGTACACCAGAGTTTGACAGCACTTCAATACCTTGGCTTAGTGACAAACTGTTTGGTCCTCGTCTGACTATTATAATAAGCGTCATCGGATTCTTCGCTTGCTTTGCCAGCATCAACTTATACACTCAAAGCCTGTCGAGAATGGTTTGGGCGCAAGCTCGCGAATATCGTCCAGACAGTATCCTTGCTCAGTTATCAAAACGAGGAGTGCCCACTCACGCAACTTGGCTTGTTTTCAGTGTGTTATTAGTTTCCTGTCTAATTGGCGAGTTTTCTAATCTGGATTTGGAATTTTTCCTTAAACTCGCTAATGGTGTGTTTGTCTTAGTCTATCTGCTCGCCATGCTAGCAGCCTATAAATTACTAAAGGGCATTCAAAAGTTTCTCGCGATCCTTGCTCTGCTTCTTTGCACAGGCGTATTTATCTGCCTTGGTTGGTCAATGCTTTATGCTCTTGTCATATTTTCTGCTTTTGCCATCCCGTGGCAAAGAGAAGCGAAAACTAGACACCCGGCGTAA
- a CDS encoding YfcZ/YiiS family protein, translating to MSNESCEVNQVCEACGCSAEMGFFIKEGDEVAEVTIFATNQDQLKSELDKYVALAKEVCSAVEFETTPMDENTTELNARFKFEVSAEKLIFELKSRSLMR from the coding sequence ATGAGTAACGAAAGCTGTGAAGTAAACCAAGTTTGTGAAGCTTGTGGTTGTTCTGCTGAAATGGGCTTTTTTATCAAGGAAGGTGATGAAGTTGCAGAAGTGACTATTTTCGCCACTAATCAAGACCAACTAAAAAGCGAATTAGATAAGTATGTAGCTCTAGCAAAAGAAGTCTGTTCAGCTGTGGAGTTCGAAACAACACCTATGGACGAGAATACTACTGAATTGAATGCACGCTTCAAATTTGAAGTCAGTGCTGAAAAGCTCATCTTCGAACTTAAATCGCGATCACTGATGCGATAA
- a CDS encoding TetR family transcriptional regulator produces MPKRSKEDTEVTIQTIMDAVVDQLLRLGYDKMSYTTLSQQTGVSRTGISHHFPKKTDFVLALDGRIFNLFVAHLDFDHGVDSFSSSWLKGLDNSEFLAILRLFFHHIVAADKAEEFSYKGVGRMYKMAHEKLGEGSDKIVEWLIGKSLIEMSK; encoded by the coding sequence ATGCCGAAGCGTAGTAAAGAAGATACAGAAGTGACCATTCAGACTATTATGGATGCTGTTGTCGACCAACTGTTAAGGTTAGGCTATGACAAAATGTCATACACCACACTAAGTCAGCAGACGGGAGTATCTCGAACGGGCATTAGCCACCATTTCCCGAAAAAAACAGATTTTGTACTCGCGTTAGATGGTCGGATTTTTAATCTATTTGTGGCGCATTTGGATTTTGATCATGGGGTCGATTCATTCTCAAGCTCATGGCTTAAAGGGTTAGATAATTCAGAATTTCTAGCTATTTTACGTTTATTTTTCCATCACATAGTTGCTGCAGATAAAGCGGAAGAGTTTTCCTATAAAGGCGTAGGACGCATGTACAAGATGGCGCATGAAAAGTTAGGTGAAGGAAGTGATAAGATTGTTGAGTGGTTAATTGGTAAATCACTCATCGAAATGAGTAAATAA
- a CDS encoding LysE family translocator gives MTITVWLSLFTICLLGAMSPGPSLAMVAKHSLAGGRHNGLATAWAHAFGIGIYAFITLIGLAVLLHQSPLLFKTISYAGAGYLAYLGFNALRSKGGVAAKLESGETVSAWQSAREGFMISLLSPKIALFFIALFSQFVAVGHELTSKAIIVVTPFVVDGLWYTFITFLLSSPLILDKLRSRAVLIDRLSGIVLLLLAARVVLTV, from the coding sequence ATGACAATTACAGTTTGGCTATCACTTTTTACTATTTGCCTGCTGGGTGCAATGTCACCTGGACCTAGTTTAGCAATGGTTGCAAAACACAGCCTTGCGGGCGGACGCCATAATGGTTTAGCAACGGCTTGGGCACATGCTTTTGGCATAGGCATATATGCTTTTATTACCTTGATTGGTTTGGCTGTGTTACTTCATCAGTCGCCATTGTTGTTCAAGACAATTAGCTACGCAGGCGCAGGTTACTTGGCTTATTTGGGATTTAATGCCTTGCGGTCAAAAGGTGGTGTGGCAGCGAAGCTAGAATCAGGAGAGACGGTAAGTGCATGGCAATCTGCTCGGGAAGGATTTATGATTTCCCTGTTGAGCCCAAAGATTGCTCTATTCTTTATTGCATTGTTTAGCCAGTTTGTTGCTGTCGGGCATGAACTGACTAGCAAAGCAATTATTGTAGTGACCCCGTTTGTCGTGGACGGTTTGTGGTATACCTTCATTACTTTCCTTTTATCGAGTCCGCTGATTCTCGATAAACTGCGTTCGAGAGCTGTTTTAATTGATCGTCTATCAGGAATTGTATTGTTGCTGTTAGCTGCGCGAGTCGTGCTTACGGTTTAG
- a CDS encoding glyceraldehyde-3-phosphate dehydrogenase: MSPEKHLLDWQTSQTIAESMSPIIGQLYRLKGVEVILYGKTLINAATIDIIKTHRIARRYTETALSLEQTMPILQCLAKLNLSPCRIDIGQLAHQFWQQHTDEYGLDDFLHTALLNSLNGSTITQPKDVVLYGFGRIGRLLARLLIEKSGPGYPLRLRAIVVRGGKHGDLEKRASLLRRDSVHGQFNGSIIVDNEHKALIVNGNFIQVIYANSPEEIDYTSYSIHNALVVDNTGVWRDSEGLSKHLSSLGASKVLLTAPGKGDIKNVVFGVNDSVIQPEDTIISAASCTTNAITPILKAMNDKFGVVSGHIETVHSFTNDQNLIDNFHSGERRGRSASLNMVLTSTGAAKAVAKALPELAGKLTGNSIRVPTPNVSMAIANLNLEKSTDKETLNAYLRDMALNSTLSAQIDYTESTEIVSSDLVGSRYAGVVDGAATIAQDNRCVLYVWYDNEFGYSCQVVHCMEQMMGVRYKTYPQK; encoded by the coding sequence CCAAACTATCGCAGAATCGATGTCACCAATTATCGGCCAGCTTTATCGTTTAAAAGGTGTTGAAGTCATTTTGTATGGTAAAACACTTATCAACGCAGCAACTATCGACATTATCAAAACACACCGCATTGCCCGCCGATACACTGAAACCGCACTTTCTCTAGAACAAACGATGCCCATTTTGCAGTGTTTAGCAAAGCTAAACCTATCTCCATGTCGAATCGACATCGGTCAACTTGCTCATCAATTCTGGCAACAACATACTGATGAGTATGGCTTAGATGATTTTCTGCATACTGCATTGCTTAACAGTCTAAACGGAAGCACTATCACTCAACCTAAAGACGTTGTTTTGTATGGTTTTGGACGAATTGGTCGCCTACTTGCTCGATTACTGATCGAAAAAAGTGGTCCTGGTTACCCGCTAAGATTGCGTGCCATCGTCGTGCGTGGAGGTAAACACGGTGATTTAGAGAAACGTGCTAGTCTGCTAAGGAGAGACTCCGTTCATGGGCAATTCAACGGCAGCATCATTGTAGACAACGAACATAAAGCGCTTATAGTAAACGGTAATTTTATCCAAGTGATATATGCCAACTCCCCTGAAGAGATTGATTACACCAGTTACAGCATCCACAATGCGTTAGTAGTAGATAACACTGGTGTATGGCGTGATAGCGAAGGCTTAAGCAAACATTTAAGTTCGTTAGGTGCAAGTAAAGTACTCCTAACGGCTCCTGGTAAAGGTGACATTAAAAACGTTGTCTTTGGTGTTAATGACTCGGTTATTCAACCAGAAGACACCATTATTTCTGCGGCTAGCTGTACCACAAACGCTATTACGCCAATTCTAAAAGCGATGAATGATAAGTTCGGCGTTGTATCTGGCCACATTGAAACGGTACATTCATTCACCAATGACCAAAACCTGATCGATAACTTCCACAGCGGCGAGCGTCGTGGTCGTTCAGCATCACTGAATATGGTTCTAACGTCGACGGGTGCAGCGAAAGCCGTTGCGAAAGCGCTACCTGAATTGGCTGGTAAACTGACTGGCAACTCTATTCGTGTTCCTACGCCAAATGTTTCAATGGCGATCGCCAATCTAAATTTAGAGAAAAGTACTGACAAAGAAACACTCAATGCTTATCTAAGAGATATGGCACTTAACTCTACTCTTTCAGCACAAATTGATTACACGGAATCAACGGAAATTGTTTCATCTGATCTGGTGGGCTCACGTTATGCTGGCGTAGTCGATGGTGCTGCAACGATAGCTCAAGACAACCGATGTGTACTTTATGTCTGGTACGACAATGAGTTCGGTTACAGTTGCCAAGTCGTACATTGTATGGAACAGATGATGGGTGTTCGTTACAAAACGTACCCACAAAAATAA
- a CDS encoding Lrp/AsnC family transcriptional regulator — translation MDKFDRQIIEILQGDARSSVSDIAREVNLSRSAVTARIKKLEQDKVILGYHAQIAKPDHTNNVSAYFALKFDTSASLHSCEIYAQKIYLIPGVKRCHAISGETDMMLYVEVESMAKLNAIRDELQSYPQLRHLMTHTVLKELFNTAK, via the coding sequence ATGGATAAATTTGACAGACAAATCATAGAGATACTGCAAGGTGATGCGAGATCGTCTGTGAGTGACATTGCCCGTGAAGTCAACCTTTCTCGATCAGCCGTAACGGCACGAATTAAGAAGCTCGAACAAGACAAAGTGATTTTGGGTTATCACGCCCAAATAGCTAAACCCGATCACACAAATAATGTGAGCGCCTATTTCGCCTTAAAGTTCGATACCTCGGCGAGTTTACATTCCTGTGAAATTTATGCGCAGAAAATATATCTGATTCCAGGCGTGAAACGCTGCCATGCCATCAGTGGAGAGACCGACATGATGCTGTATGTAGAAGTAGAAAGCATGGCAAAGTTAAATGCGATTCGAGATGAGTTACAAAGCTATCCACAACTACGTCATTTGATGACTCATACGGTTTTAAAAGAACTGTTTAACACAGCGAAGTAG